A portion of the Cryptomeria japonica chromosome 5, Sugi_1.0, whole genome shotgun sequence genome contains these proteins:
- the LOC131029086 gene encoding senescence/dehydration-associated protein At3g51250, whose protein sequence is MQWVVRNPFSLSKGKPKNLQENNEQQKCSEPQLQEDPVELLGSHEVLVRIPRAAAHLVEEEESIELGRGEFTLIRLLHGNTGLAILAKVGDELSWPITKDQPTVKVDSCHYLFSVPVPTVEETTEPAKFGRNCGSEILNYGVSFEEKEGLELLDKCLEQHACFSCPKDGGKPASDRENSEAAYWADLAPKVEDYNSILAKAIASGSGQIIRGLFQCSNAYSSQVQKGGEFVRSTTKAKGKPCEVRAKRNSEISPRTKRNIRRVKNLSKMSEKMSNNVLKGVITASGAVTGPVITSKAGRKFFAMLPGEVLLASLDAINKLMEALEVAGKDALSATSEVTSEIIAHRFGEDAGEVTQEAFEVAGHALGTAMNVIKIRKAINPATNGNVSASVIRNSFKELNRAIK, encoded by the exons ATGCAGTGGGTAGTGAGAAATCCCTTTAGTTTGAGCAAAGGGAAGCCTAAAAATCTCCAAGAAAATAATGAACAGCAAAAATGTTCAGAGCCTCAGCTTCAAGAGGATCCTGTGGAACTTCTTGGCAGTCATGAAGTGCTTGTTAGAATTCCAAGGGCAGCAGCCCATTTGGTGGAGGAAGAAGAAAGTATTGAATTGGGTAGAGGTGAATTTACTCTAATCAGGCTCCTTCATGGAAATACAGGATTAGCCATCTTAGCCAAAGTTGGAGATGAACTAAGTTGGCCAATAACTAAGGACCAGCCTACTGTTAAAGTGGACTCCTGTCACTACTTGTTCTCAGTACCTGTGCCAACTGTGGAGGAGACAACAGAGCCTGCTAAATTTGGCAGGAACTGTGGCTCTGAGATCTTGAACTATGGAGTCAGTTTTGAAGAGAAAGAAGGGCTTGAGTTGCTTGACAAGTGCCTTGAACAGCATGCTTGTTTTTCCTGCCCTAAAGATGGTGGAAAGCCAGCTAGTGATAGAGAAAATTCAGAGGCAGCTTACTGGGCTGATTTGGCTCCTAAAGTAGAGGATTATAATTCTATTTTGGCTAAGGCTATAGCTTCTGGGTCAGGGCAGATTATCAGGGGGTTATTTCAGTGTAGTAATGCTTATTCTTCTCAGGTGCAGAAAGGTGGTGAGTTTGTGAGAAGTACGACAAAGGCCAAGGGAAAGCCTTGTGAAGTTAGGGCTAAAAGGAATTCAGAAATTAGTCCTCGCACCAAGAGAAACATCAGAAG GGTAAAGAATTTGTCAAAGATGAGTGAGAAAATGAGCAATAATGTGCTTAAAGGGGTGATAACAGCAAGTGGAGCTGTTACAGGCCCTGTAATCACGTCCAAGGCAGGCCGAAAGTTCTTTGCCATGCTGCCAGGAGAAGTTCTGCTTGCTTCATTGGATGCTATCA ACAAACTTATGGAAGCTCTTGAAGTAGCAGGGAAGGATGCTTTGTCAGCCACTTCTGAGGTGACCTCTGAAATTATTGCACACAG GTTTGGAGAAGATGCAGGGGAGGTGACAcaagaagcctttgaagttgcagggCATGCCCTTGGGACTGCAATGAACGTAATCAAGATTAGAAAGGCCATCAATCCTGCAACAAATGGCAATGTATCAGCCTCTGTTATAAGGAATTCATTCAAAGAACTCAACAGGgcaatcaaatga